Proteins co-encoded in one Rhopalosiphum maidis isolate BTI-1 chromosome 2, ASM367621v3, whole genome shotgun sequence genomic window:
- the LOC113554482 gene encoding paired box pox-neuro protein-like codes for MPHTGQAGVNQLGGVFVNGRPLPDYVRRRIVQLALLGVRPCDISRQLLVSHGCVSKILTRFYETGSIRPGSIGGAGLQKNKTTQGHFSKKSTRCKQDVSNRMAGSLTTPSPIRNLPWMHPLDLYYERIHQHIHENGSVSVAGEPSNGHPAPPGPKKPHTPYTIEEILKPTAPRPRPPSPCGLLVDGVCTCGLTAGNASVSAAYYVDLQQQQFICSQPHRY; via the exons ATGCCACATACTG GACAAGCTGGCGTTAACCAATTAGGCGGGGTATTTGTCAACGGTCGCCCACTGCCCGACTATGTTAGAAGGCGTATAGTACAGCTAGCTCTGTTAGGTGTCCGCCCATGTGATATATCTCGACAACTTCTGGTTTCACATGGATGCGTATCAAAAATCTTAACTAGATTTTATGAAACCGGCTCAATACGGCCAGGCTCCATCGGTGGTGCTGGATTGCAAAAAAATAAG actaCACAAGGACATTTTTCAAAGAAAAGTACCAGATGTAAACAAGATGTATCAAACAGAATGGCCGGATCTCTAACTACACCTTCTCCGATACGTAATCTCCCTTGGATGCATCCTCTAG ATTTGTACTACGAACGAATCCATCAGCACATTCACGAAAATGGATCCGTGAGCGTCGCAGGCGAACCATCCAACGGCCATCCAGCCCCGCCAGGTCCGAAGAAACCGCATACGCCATACACCATCGAAGAGATATTGAAACCCACGGCCCCGCGGCCACGGCCACCATCGCCGTGTGGCCTACTCGTGGACGGCGTGTGCACGTGCGGCCTCACTGCAGGCAACGCCTCTGTTTCAGCGGCGTATTACGTCGACTTGCAGCAGCAGCAATTTATATGCAGTCAACCACATCGTTACTGA